In Streptomyces canus, one DNA window encodes the following:
- a CDS encoding ThuA domain-containing protein, which yields MTRKKALVVRGGWEGHQPVKATELFLPFLESSGYDVRIEESTDVYADSAEMAATDLVVQCVTMSEITAEQVSGLSTAVTAGTGFTGWHGGIADSFRASSDYLHLVGGQFATHPGKEPCERRGGEEDNFLPYTVTITELGREHPVTAGIEDFELHTEQYWVLHDDLIDVLATTTHPAQPWQPWHRPVTSPAVWTRQWGAGRVVVTTPGHNLDVLENPHVRTVIERGMLWATRTASAS from the coding sequence ATGACGCGTAAGAAAGCACTGGTGGTCCGAGGCGGCTGGGAGGGACATCAGCCGGTCAAGGCCACGGAGCTGTTTCTGCCCTTCCTGGAGAGCAGTGGCTACGACGTCCGGATCGAGGAGTCGACCGATGTCTACGCCGACAGCGCCGAGATGGCCGCCACCGACCTCGTCGTGCAGTGCGTGACCATGTCGGAGATCACCGCCGAGCAGGTGTCGGGACTGAGCACGGCCGTCACGGCCGGTACCGGCTTCACCGGCTGGCACGGCGGAATCGCCGACTCGTTCCGCGCCTCCTCCGACTACCTCCATCTGGTGGGCGGCCAGTTCGCGACCCACCCGGGCAAGGAACCGTGCGAGCGGCGGGGCGGTGAGGAGGACAACTTCCTGCCGTACACCGTCACGATCACCGAGCTCGGCCGCGAACACCCCGTCACCGCGGGCATAGAGGACTTCGAGCTGCACACCGAGCAGTACTGGGTGCTCCACGACGACCTGATCGACGTCCTGGCCACCACCACCCACCCGGCGCAGCCGTGGCAGCCCTGGCACCGGCCGGTCACCTCCCCGGCGGTCTGGACCCGCCAGTGGGGTGCCGGACGTGTCGTGGTGACGACACCCGGGCACAACCTCGACGTCCTCGAGAACCCCCACGTCCGTACCGTCATCGAGAGGGGCATGCTGTGGGCGACGCGCACCGCATCGGCGTCGTAG
- a CDS encoding S1 family peptidase, translating to MRRTRIMRAGLAVLLLLGVGATAGTVPATADEKAPASAGLLSAMQRDFGLSRQQAEARLAAERRATALESKVRRTAGTSYGGSWFDAAEGTLTVAVTPDASATALREIRATGATVRTVAHSARELAATQSRIDKLSAPDAVSSWHVDPKAGAVVVNIVDGRQRDNDVREFVARARKAGPVTVREVAAAPTTFAAGTVGGDPYYTGNVRCSIGFSVYGGFVTAGHCDQHTGSVYGWDRSYVGTFQGSSFPDNDYAWVNVGSGWWTVPVVLGWGTVSDQLVRGSNVAPVGSSICRSGSTSHWHCGTVLAMNETVNYSQGAVHQMTKTSVCAEPGDSGGSFISGDQAQGVTSGGWGNCSSGGETWFQPVNEILNRYGLTLHTA from the coding sequence ATGAGACGCACCAGAATCATGCGCGCGGGCCTGGCCGTGCTGCTCCTGCTCGGTGTCGGAGCGACCGCGGGCACGGTTCCCGCCACCGCCGACGAGAAGGCGCCCGCCTCCGCCGGTCTCCTCTCCGCCATGCAGCGGGACTTCGGTCTCTCGCGCCAGCAGGCCGAGGCACGGCTCGCCGCCGAGCGGCGGGCCACGGCTCTTGAGTCCAAGGTCCGCCGGACCGCGGGTACTTCGTACGGCGGCTCCTGGTTCGACGCCGCCGAGGGAACGTTGACCGTCGCCGTCACCCCCGATGCCTCCGCCACCGCCCTCCGCGAGATACGCGCCACCGGTGCCACGGTCCGCACCGTCGCCCACAGCGCACGCGAACTCGCCGCCACCCAGTCCCGGATCGACAAACTCTCCGCACCGGACGCCGTCAGCAGCTGGCACGTCGACCCGAAGGCCGGCGCGGTGGTGGTGAACATCGTCGACGGCCGACAGCGTGACAACGATGTCCGGGAGTTCGTCGCCCGCGCCCGGAAGGCGGGTCCCGTCACTGTGCGGGAGGTGGCCGCCGCGCCGACCACCTTCGCCGCCGGAACCGTCGGCGGTGACCCCTACTACACGGGCAACGTCCGCTGTTCCATCGGCTTCTCGGTGTACGGCGGCTTCGTCACCGCCGGCCACTGCGACCAGCACACCGGCAGCGTCTACGGCTGGGACCGCAGTTATGTCGGCACCTTCCAGGGCTCGTCCTTCCCCGACAACGACTACGCCTGGGTCAACGTGGGCAGCGGCTGGTGGACCGTCCCGGTCGTGCTCGGCTGGGGCACCGTCTCCGACCAGCTCGTGCGCGGGTCGAACGTGGCGCCCGTCGGCTCCTCGATCTGCCGCTCGGGCTCGACCAGCCACTGGCACTGCGGCACGGTCCTCGCGATGAACGAGACCGTCAACTACAGCCAGGGCGCCGTGCATCAGATGACCAAGACCAGTGTCTGCGCCGAACCCGGCGACTCCGGCGGCTCGTTCATCAGCGGCGACCAGGCCCAGGGCGTGACCTCCGGCGGCTGGGGCAACTGCTCCAGCGGCGGCGAGACCTGGTTCCAGCCCGTCAACGAGATCCTCAACCGGTACGGCCTGACCCTGCACACCGCCTGA
- a CDS encoding serine/threonine-protein kinase: protein MTLRENDPESVGGYRIESRIGTGGMGVVYLGRSASGRAVAVKVVHTRYADNPEFRARFRQEIAAARRVSGAFTAPVVDADPEAERPWMATAFVPGRTLAERVDESGPLDWPSLRRLGTELAEALREIHRAEVVHRDLKPSNVLLLESEGDDGAVRVIDFGISRAADSDVRTQTGMVMGSPPFMAPEQFSRPHEVGSAVDVFSLGAVLVYAATGHSPFEAENAYLAAYNTVHGEPRLGELPEQLRPLVSRCLAKEPADRPTSSEVVESLSGLPEELSDGRPVQVVSRAPEIRTTDVVTSPLGHVGPVRQRRRGRRLWAAVAVVALLGGAGAAAVAVVEDEPASTVDAFDALAPRPTPSGTAPAGWRPWHNALGSGGKNQSMTVGPSCTPDALGVFCSSEQVALMRLNPATGNVEWTKSMSRKQVSSFSVRGPVVHDGVVFVYSADRSQGVDAYDGRTGERLWQLKGPLGEFDSLGGVLLVRLDQLDSSDTARYAAYEPRTGKELWRRELTSTSASPFYEGPKDTLYADLRGGEGGIAHLDARTGRTLGSVDAPKGDLWLATVHDGTAYYARWEDDSGVSAAFFVQDLSSGKTRRIDFPWSVEPEAPPLVQGDTMYIFDYGNETLLALDVKKGKPLWSSSRDLRVFSEPAYHAGRLYVTMPDTSIVALDPRTGKEIGRTNPSFDTTGRSFEELSPSSVPPLLVGDVLYGVSGPGIFSVADVT from the coding sequence GTGACCCTGCGCGAGAACGATCCGGAGTCTGTCGGCGGCTACCGGATCGAATCGCGGATCGGGACCGGCGGCATGGGTGTCGTCTATCTCGGCCGATCGGCGTCGGGACGGGCCGTCGCCGTCAAGGTGGTCCACACCCGGTATGCCGACAACCCCGAGTTCCGGGCCAGGTTCCGGCAGGAGATCGCCGCCGCGCGCCGGGTCAGCGGCGCGTTCACGGCACCGGTCGTGGACGCGGACCCGGAGGCGGAACGGCCCTGGATGGCCACGGCGTTCGTGCCGGGCCGGACGCTCGCAGAACGCGTGGACGAGTCGGGACCGCTGGACTGGCCCTCGCTGCGCCGCCTCGGCACCGAACTCGCCGAGGCTCTGCGGGAGATCCACCGCGCCGAAGTCGTGCACCGGGACCTCAAGCCGAGCAATGTGCTGCTGCTGGAGAGCGAGGGCGACGACGGGGCCGTACGCGTCATCGACTTCGGCATCTCGCGCGCGGCCGACAGCGATGTCCGTACCCAGACCGGCATGGTGATGGGCTCGCCGCCGTTCATGGCTCCGGAGCAGTTCAGCCGCCCGCACGAGGTCGGCTCCGCGGTCGACGTCTTCTCGCTGGGCGCGGTGCTCGTGTACGCGGCCACCGGGCACAGCCCCTTCGAGGCGGAGAACGCCTATCTGGCCGCGTACAACACCGTGCACGGTGAGCCCCGGCTGGGTGAACTGCCCGAGCAGCTGCGCCCGTTGGTGTCGCGCTGCCTGGCGAAGGAACCCGCTGACCGGCCGACGTCGAGCGAGGTCGTGGAAAGCCTGTCGGGTCTGCCGGAGGAACTGTCCGACGGGAGACCGGTCCAAGTGGTCTCCCGCGCCCCGGAGATCCGGACGACGGACGTGGTGACCTCACCGCTCGGTCACGTGGGACCGGTCCGGCAAAGGCGCCGCGGGAGGAGACTGTGGGCCGCCGTCGCCGTCGTGGCGCTCCTCGGCGGGGCCGGGGCGGCCGCGGTCGCCGTGGTGGAGGACGAGCCGGCGAGTACGGTCGACGCGTTCGACGCTCTCGCTCCGCGGCCGACGCCCAGCGGGACGGCACCGGCGGGCTGGAGGCCCTGGCACAACGCACTGGGGTCGGGCGGGAAGAACCAGTCGATGACCGTCGGCCCCTCGTGCACTCCGGACGCGCTCGGCGTCTTCTGCTCCTCCGAACAGGTCGCCCTGATGCGGCTGAACCCTGCGACGGGGAACGTCGAGTGGACGAAGTCCATGAGCCGCAAGCAGGTCAGCAGCTTCTCGGTGCGCGGGCCGGTCGTCCATGACGGTGTGGTGTTCGTGTACAGCGCGGATCGCTCGCAGGGCGTCGACGCCTACGACGGAAGGACCGGCGAGCGGCTGTGGCAACTGAAGGGCCCGCTCGGCGAGTTCGATTCCCTGGGCGGAGTGCTTCTGGTCCGCCTGGACCAGCTCGACTCCTCCGACACGGCACGCTATGCCGCCTACGAGCCGCGCACGGGCAAGGAGTTGTGGCGGCGTGAGCTGACCTCCACCTCGGCGAGCCCCTTCTACGAAGGCCCCAAGGACACGCTTTACGCCGATCTGCGCGGCGGCGAAGGCGGCATCGCCCACCTCGACGCACGGACCGGCAGGACCCTGGGCAGTGTCGACGCGCCGAAGGGCGACCTGTGGCTGGCGACGGTCCACGACGGCACGGCGTACTACGCGCGCTGGGAGGACGACTCCGGCGTGTCCGCCGCCTTCTTCGTCCAGGATCTCAGCAGCGGCAAGACCCGCCGGATCGACTTCCCGTGGAGCGTGGAGCCCGAGGCACCGCCGCTGGTGCAGGGCGACACCATGTACATCTTCGACTACGGCAACGAGACCCTGCTCGCCCTCGACGTGAAGAAGGGCAAGCCGCTGTGGTCCAGCTCGCGCGATCTGCGCGTCTTCAGCGAACCGGCCTACCACGCGGGCCGGTTGTACGTGACGATGCCGGACACCAGCATCGTGGCCCTCGATCCGAGGACCGGGAAGGAGATCGGCCGTACCAATCCGTCCTTCGACACGACGGGCCGCTCCTTCGAGGAGCTGTCGCCGAGTTCGGTGCCGCCTCTCCTGGTGGGCGATGTGCTGTACGGGGTCAGCGGGCCGGGGATCTTCTCAGTGGCCGACGTCACCTGA
- a CDS encoding tetratricopeptide repeat protein, whose translation MYLRAAHVDLPSENPDPTVLPTITLLGRGWDPGRDPGELPLPPGQLLAGQYRLIRPLGYGGMGEVYLALDTKVDNREVAIKILHPEQAAAAAGALARERRALVDLGHDDIIRVFNYGHHPEVGDFLVLQFVDGLTLEEVRARAELNPGEFGGHRFHEFVLAYGVRILSALAYLHADRPGKVYGDLKPDNVMHDGTTTKIIDVGSVRPVGAPGMTTKGFSAPTVGPNGESREQDDLFSLGETLRRLSGLGRSAADLARLGDLGTLGGVAGADVSSASAAEAAPAAGEALAASDRARTAGEALAAGETPDAQGVLVTGRTSGVARALGAEGAPGVGEAAGVVRTSGVVQGSGGEGAPGLGEAAGVVRTSGVVQGSGGEGAPDVGEAAGVVRTSGAEGAPDVGGTPDVGNGSVTGAAHIDAGESRPDVPSVGGEGPSAQVPPPAREAWAPEGTTAPVPRGLGLLSLARVLHRATVSEPAGRFADAREMDQQLRGVFRELRSLRTGTETFEPSPLFLQSPYALDGALGSAPPLAHWAAPDAPSPFAPPTPTEVAQRLPVPRPDPRDEHHAELSRLADAAPEALLQHIGDWRDSTEVHLLRCRLRLRNPADGPDAAERELRTAEARIGPRRSPYDWRLDWHHGLLALAREQVAAARGHFDRVYAAIPGEYAPKLALGHCAERLGRPHEALTFYEAVGLRNPSLGSAAFGAARARLALGGVTAREEAVRELDAVPQHSRHRTAARTAAVRIGIEYVRTGECGHQAPQRLGEVLGRLALLFHAHGLTDVEARVRMTVEAWEAVHGALARGALDAAGLAALSAGADPRLGLPSDEHGLREDLSRRYVVLAHQAARSTAPEDAAVAEILLDRAYEVRPLAFRHHRDSPWLGKRVAHWLRTVAYAPSQRTPSASRGPSPP comes from the coding sequence ATGTACCTGAGGGCGGCGCACGTCGACCTTCCCTCGGAGAACCCCGATCCGACGGTGCTGCCCACGATCACGCTGCTGGGACGCGGCTGGGACCCCGGCCGCGATCCGGGGGAACTGCCGCTGCCTCCCGGGCAGTTGCTCGCGGGCCAGTACCGGTTGATCCGGCCCCTCGGCTACGGCGGCATGGGCGAGGTCTACCTAGCGCTCGACACCAAGGTCGACAACCGCGAGGTCGCCATCAAGATCCTGCACCCGGAGCAGGCGGCGGCCGCGGCGGGCGCGCTGGCCCGGGAGCGGCGGGCCCTTGTCGACCTCGGCCACGACGACATCATCCGTGTCTTCAACTACGGTCACCATCCCGAGGTCGGTGACTTCCTCGTCCTCCAGTTCGTGGACGGGCTCACGCTGGAGGAGGTGCGGGCGCGGGCCGAACTGAACCCCGGGGAGTTCGGCGGCCACCGCTTCCACGAGTTCGTGCTCGCCTACGGCGTGCGGATCCTGTCCGCCCTCGCGTATCTGCACGCCGACCGGCCCGGCAAGGTCTACGGCGATCTGAAGCCGGACAACGTCATGCACGACGGCACCACGACGAAGATCATCGACGTGGGCAGCGTGCGTCCGGTCGGGGCGCCGGGCATGACCACGAAGGGCTTCAGCGCACCGACCGTGGGACCGAACGGCGAGTCCAGGGAGCAGGACGACCTCTTCAGCCTGGGGGAGACCCTGCGGCGACTGAGCGGACTCGGCCGGTCGGCGGCGGATCTTGCGCGGCTCGGGGATCTCGGGACGCTGGGCGGGGTGGCGGGGGCGGATGTGTCGAGCGCGTCGGCTGCCGAGGCGGCGCCCGCCGCCGGAGAGGCCTTGGCCGCGAGCGACAGGGCGCGGACCGCCGGGGAGGCGTTGGCCGCGGGAGAGACACCGGACGCCCAGGGGGTTCTGGTCACCGGGCGGACGTCGGGTGTCGCTCGGGCACTGGGTGCCGAAGGAGCACCGGGCGTCGGTGAGGCAGCGGGTGTGGTGCGGACGTCAGGGGTCGTTCAGGGTTCCGGCGGGGAGGGTGCACCGGGCCTCGGTGAGGCAGCGGGTGTGGTGCGGACGTCAGGGGTCGTTCAGGGTTCCGGCGGGGAGGGTGCACCGGACGTCGGTGAGGCAGCGGGTGTGGTCCGGACGTCGGGTGCCGAGGGTGCACCGGACGTCGGCGGGACACCCGATGTCGGCAACGGGTCCGTCACCGGGGCGGCGCACATCGACGCGGGGGAGTCGCGCCCCGATGTCCCGTCGGTGGGCGGTGAAGGACCCTCTGCCCAAGTGCCGCCGCCGGCCAGGGAAGCGTGGGCACCCGAGGGCACCACCGCCCCCGTGCCCCGTGGCCTCGGCCTGCTCTCCCTCGCCCGTGTCCTGCACCGCGCGACCGTGAGCGAGCCCGCCGGACGGTTCGCCGACGCGCGTGAGATGGACCAGCAACTACGGGGCGTGTTCCGTGAGTTGAGGTCGCTGCGCACCGGCACCGAGACCTTCGAACCCTCGCCGCTCTTCCTCCAGTCCCCGTACGCCCTCGACGGCGCCCTCGGCTCCGCGCCACCCCTCGCCCACTGGGCCGCCCCCGACGCCCCGTCCCCGTTCGCCCCGCCCACTCCCACCGAGGTCGCCCAGCGCCTGCCCGTGCCGCGCCCCGACCCGCGCGACGAGCACCACGCCGAGCTGAGCAGGCTCGCCGACGCAGCCCCGGAGGCCCTGCTCCAGCACATCGGCGACTGGCGGGACTCCACGGAGGTCCATCTGCTGCGCTGCCGGCTGCGGTTGCGGAACCCGGCCGACGGACCCGACGCCGCAGAACGCGAACTGCGGACGGCCGAGGCACGGATCGGCCCCCGTCGCTCCCCGTACGACTGGCGGCTGGACTGGCACCACGGCCTGCTCGCGCTCGCCCGGGAGCAAGTCGCCGCGGCCCGAGGGCACTTCGACCGGGTGTACGCGGCGATCCCCGGCGAGTACGCGCCCAAGCTGGCCCTCGGACACTGTGCGGAACGGCTCGGACGCCCGCACGAGGCCCTGACGTTCTACGAGGCGGTCGGGCTGCGGAACCCCTCCCTGGGCAGCGCGGCCTTCGGCGCCGCACGGGCCCGCCTCGCGCTGGGCGGCGTTACGGCGCGCGAGGAGGCCGTACGCGAACTCGACGCCGTACCGCAGCACTCGCGGCACCGGACCGCAGCGCGTACCGCGGCCGTGCGGATCGGTATCGAGTACGTGCGGACGGGCGAGTGCGGCCACCAGGCGCCGCAGCGGTTGGGCGAGGTGCTGGGGCGCCTGGCTCTGCTCTTCCACGCGCACGGCCTGACCGACGTGGAGGCCAGGGTCCGGATGACCGTCGAGGCCTGGGAGGCCGTGCACGGCGCCCTCGCGCGCGGTGCTCTCGACGCGGCAGGCCTCGCGGCGCTGTCCGCCGGGGCAGACCCCCGACTCGGTCTCCCGTCCGACGAACACGGCCTGCGGGAGGACCTCTCCCGTCGCTATGTCGTCCTCGCCCACCAGGCCGCCCGCTCCACCGCCCCCGAGGACGCGGCCGTGGCCGAAATCCTCCTGGACCGCGCCTACGAGGTCCGTCCGCTCGCCTTTCGACACCACAGGGACAGCCCATGGCTCGGCAAGAGAGTCGCCCACTGGCTCCGGACGGTCGCTTACGCGCCCTCGCAAAGGACACCCTCCGCCTCACGCGGGCCGTCGCCGCCGTAA
- a CDS encoding alpha-glucoside ABC transporter substrate-binding protein: MSRRTGRLLRVLLTTCLLALVPGCGSDTRDPLVVLGPWTGEEGRAFEAALDKLDDGTGRTYTYEGTRSLRETLVSQLEADDPPDVAVLNSIGELTEYARRDKLKPLAEASAERAYPPWAPTLLVDGRRRTYWVPLKVDLKSLVWSKRGAPSERSTWCVGLASQATSGWPGTDWIEDLVLHQAGPALYTAWATGRLDWRDPAVERAWTSWARLLGKRSPASVERSLTTSFEGVSDSRGNPRGLLDSPGFDCTHEHQSAFIRYVYAGDDVTVEPAARYLDGKSAYRDAFEVAGDMAAVFSDDPDAQELVERLSSPAGRERWRAEAAPAVRPLFPDSAGLSPPASVTPVEREIDSLLTTRARTLCFDASDVMPPELRDAFHRAVLEFFRDPTQRQLDSLLQQLETVRVQVNTDSGTDRTFRPPQDICA, from the coding sequence ATGAGCCGTCGCACGGGCCGCCTCCTGCGCGTCCTTCTCACGACCTGTCTGCTCGCTCTCGTCCCCGGCTGCGGGTCCGACACCCGCGACCCGCTGGTCGTCCTCGGACCCTGGACCGGCGAGGAGGGCAGGGCGTTCGAAGCGGCCCTCGACAAACTGGACGACGGGACCGGGCGGACATACACCTACGAGGGCACCCGCTCACTCCGCGAGACGCTCGTCTCGCAGCTGGAGGCCGACGACCCGCCGGACGTGGCGGTCCTCAACAGCATCGGCGAACTCACCGAGTACGCCCGACGCGACAAGCTGAAGCCCCTCGCCGAGGCGAGCGCCGAGCGCGCCTACCCGCCCTGGGCGCCGACCCTGCTGGTGGACGGCAGGCGGCGCACGTACTGGGTGCCGCTGAAGGTCGACCTCAAGAGCCTCGTGTGGAGCAAAAGGGGCGCCCCGAGCGAACGGTCCACCTGGTGCGTGGGTCTCGCCTCGCAGGCCACCTCCGGCTGGCCGGGCACCGACTGGATCGAGGACCTGGTGCTCCATCAGGCGGGCCCCGCCCTCTACACCGCCTGGGCCACGGGCCGCCTCGACTGGCGCGACCCGGCCGTCGAGCGTGCCTGGACCAGCTGGGCGCGACTGCTGGGCAAGCGCTCCCCGGCATCGGTCGAGCGGTCCCTGACCACATCGTTCGAGGGTGTGTCCGATTCCCGGGGAAATCCGCGCGGCCTGCTCGACTCGCCCGGCTTCGACTGCACGCACGAGCACCAGAGCGCCTTCATCCGGTACGTCTACGCGGGCGACGACGTGACCGTGGAACCGGCGGCCCGCTATCTGGACGGGAAGTCCGCCTACCGGGACGCCTTCGAGGTCGCGGGCGACATGGCCGCCGTGTTCAGCGACGACCCGGACGCCCAGGAACTCGTGGAGCGCCTCTCGAGCCCGGCCGGACGGGAGCGCTGGCGGGCGGAGGCGGCTCCCGCCGTACGGCCGCTGTTCCCGGACTCGGCCGGACTGTCACCGCCCGCCTCCGTGACCCCGGTCGAGCGGGAGATCGACTCCCTGCTCACCACCCGCGCCCGCACCCTCTGCTTCGACGCCTCCGACGTCATGCCGCCCGAACTCCGGGACGCCTTCCACCGTGCGGTCCTGGAGTTCTTCCGTGACCCGACCCAGCGGCAACTCGACTCGTTGCTTCAGCAGTTGGAGACCGTACGCGTCCAGGTGAACACGGACTCGGGCACCGACCGCACGTTCCGTCCTCCGCAGGACATCTGCGCGTGA
- a CDS encoding DUF6629 family protein: MCWSATADLVAGTAIASVGAVCVARTRRAGDLPLAALPLLLGAHQLVEAQVWHTGGGTGAATVAWAVIALPVLAVWVPVGVWCTVPRRTGRRVTPVVAVGVVTAAFLAHALVTHPVRAEIRGHTMAYVIGLPHAELLVAGYLIATVGALLLSGDRRLTGLGILTGAGALMCWLLWRLEFVSTWCALAAVCSVVLYGWVRTRPTPRPVLPAWDARH, translated from the coding sequence ATGTGCTGGAGTGCGACAGCGGATCTCGTGGCGGGCACGGCCATCGCCTCCGTCGGGGCGGTCTGCGTGGCCCGGACCCGCCGCGCCGGAGACCTGCCCCTCGCCGCGCTGCCCCTGCTGCTCGGCGCCCATCAACTGGTGGAGGCCCAGGTCTGGCACACCGGCGGAGGGACCGGCGCGGCCACTGTCGCCTGGGCCGTCATCGCCCTGCCCGTGCTCGCGGTGTGGGTGCCGGTGGGCGTGTGGTGCACGGTCCCACGCCGAACCGGACGCCGGGTGACGCCCGTCGTGGCGGTGGGCGTCGTGACCGCCGCCTTCCTCGCGCACGCTCTCGTCACCCACCCCGTCCGGGCGGAGATCCGCGGCCACACCATGGCCTACGTCATCGGACTGCCCCACGCGGAACTGCTCGTCGCGGGCTACCTGATCGCCACGGTCGGCGCACTGCTGCTCTCCGGCGACCGCCGCCTGACGGGACTGGGGATCCTGACCGGGGCGGGCGCGCTGATGTGCTGGCTGCTGTGGCGGCTGGAGTTCGTGTCGACCTGGTGCGCGCTGGCGGCGGTCTGCTCGGTGGTCCTGTACGGATGGGTGCGGACACGCCCCACGCCGAGGCCCGTTCTCCCCGCGTGGGACGCCCGGCACTGA
- a CDS encoding LysR family transcriptional regulator translates to MDDLETRELRYFVAVAEELHFGRAAGRLGIAQPPLSRAIARLERRLGVRLLDRDRRGVALTDAGGVLLREAGAALDAVAAAARRTRRAGDPKRPLVLATKAGASHEVLRQLLDTVASAPEAPPIEILLCEVGEQARLLRDGHADVALMHHPYDDLAGFDSEDLYVEGQVAIVPAGHPLASRAELTLADVQDVPDLPIARWPRLDGSYPDGPGPEVRTQSQLAQLVALSRTLLVIPASSRAWQWPEHVAVPVVDAPQVTTVIAWPPSSRSLAVASLVGVAADMIMSAT, encoded by the coding sequence GTGGACGATCTCGAGACCCGCGAGCTTCGGTACTTCGTCGCCGTCGCCGAGGAACTGCACTTCGGACGCGCCGCCGGTCGGCTCGGGATCGCGCAACCGCCGCTGTCCCGCGCGATCGCGAGGCTGGAGCGGCGGCTCGGCGTCCGGCTCCTCGACCGGGACCGGCGCGGAGTGGCGCTCACCGATGCCGGCGGCGTGCTGCTTCGGGAGGCCGGAGCGGCTCTGGACGCGGTCGCTGCCGCCGCGCGTCGAACGCGGCGTGCCGGGGACCCGAAGCGGCCGCTGGTGCTCGCGACCAAGGCCGGGGCGTCCCACGAAGTGCTGCGGCAGCTCCTCGACACGGTGGCGAGCGCACCGGAGGCGCCACCGATCGAGATCCTTCTGTGCGAGGTCGGTGAGCAGGCGCGGCTGCTCCGCGACGGGCACGCCGACGTGGCGCTCATGCATCACCCTTACGACGACCTCGCCGGGTTCGACTCCGAAGACCTCTACGTCGAAGGTCAGGTCGCGATCGTGCCCGCCGGGCATCCGCTCGCGTCACGCGCCGAGCTCACGCTGGCGGACGTCCAGGATGTGCCGGACCTGCCGATCGCTCGATGGCCCCGGCTCGACGGGTCCTACCCCGACGGGCCCGGACCCGAGGTGCGCACCCAGTCTCAGCTCGCTCAACTCGTGGCGCTCAGCAGGACGTTGCTCGTCATCCCGGCTTCCAGCCGTGCCTGGCAGTGGCCCGAACACGTCGCGGTGCCCGTCGTCGACGCGCCGCAGGTGACCACGGTGATCGCCTGGCCGCCCAGCAGTCGCTCGTTGGCGGTCGCGTCCCTGGTCGGCGTCGCGGCCGACATGATCATGTCGGCAACCTGA
- a CDS encoding SDR family oxidoreductase, with protein MNRVNDMKTALVTGANKGIGFAIAQGLGALGFTVAVGARDDSRREQAVKELQAAGVDAFGVALDVTSDDSVAAAAATVERTTGRLDVLVNNAGVSGAIEGGTQDPTTLDLEVVRAVLDTNVLGVIRVTNAMLPLLSRANSPRIVNVSSSMGSLTLQTGPVMAAYAPSKSMLNSVTAQYARRLTDTNVIVNACCPGYVATDFTGFNAPRTPEQGAAIAVRLATLPDDGPRGGFFDDEGVVPW; from the coding sequence ATGAATCGCGTGAACGACATGAAGACCGCGCTGGTCACCGGCGCGAACAAGGGAATTGGTTTCGCCATCGCACAGGGTCTCGGGGCCCTTGGCTTCACGGTCGCGGTAGGGGCTCGCGACGACTCCAGGCGCGAGCAGGCCGTCAAGGAACTGCAGGCCGCGGGCGTCGACGCGTTCGGGGTCGCCCTCGACGTCACCTCCGACGACAGCGTCGCCGCGGCGGCGGCGACCGTCGAACGGACGACGGGACGGCTCGACGTGCTCGTCAACAACGCGGGTGTCTCCGGCGCCATCGAAGGCGGCACGCAGGATCCGACGACGCTCGACCTCGAGGTCGTCCGCGCCGTCCTCGACACCAACGTCCTCGGGGTCATCCGGGTGACGAACGCGATGCTCCCGCTGCTCAGCCGAGCGAACTCGCCGCGCATCGTCAACGTGTCGAGCAGCATGGGCTCGTTGACGCTGCAGACCGGACCGGTCATGGCCGCCTACGCCCCGTCGAAGTCGATGCTCAACAGCGTCACGGCGCAGTACGCCCGCAGGCTCACCGATACGAACGTCATCGTGAACGCCTGCTGCCCCGGCTATGTGGCGACCGACTTCACCGGTTTCAACGCGCCACGGACGCCCGAGCAGGGCGCGGCGATCGCCGTCCGGCTCGCCACCCTGCCGGACGACGGACCGCGTGGCGGCTTCTTCGACGACGAGGGCGTCGTCCCCTGGTGA